In Arthrobacter sp. B3I4, the following proteins share a genomic window:
- a CDS encoding helicase associated domain-containing protein has protein sequence MTAGGSFRGRESLHPEWDLMYRKGLTVARIADLCSVVRQTVGWHIRAQRALHPDMEAEHLANRPAQRPRPPSGAWLANLRAVAEYWQAHERYPTTADHDGVARGLGQWLMVQRARLRAGTLPEDRQQLMSVLPGWADNQRARLAGERWKARLGQLIAFRAAEGRWPTFRAAKDEQERVLGVWLHAQRQAYGTGRLTAEQLGLLDEVVPGWNAWRVKHLAKRTSGR, from the coding sequence ATGACTGCGGGGGGATCGTTCCGGGGGCGCGAGTCGCTTCATCCTGAGTGGGATCTGATGTACCGGAAGGGCCTCACCGTGGCCCGGATCGCGGACCTGTGTTCCGTGGTCCGGCAAACGGTGGGCTGGCACATCCGGGCGCAGCGGGCGCTCCACCCGGACATGGAGGCGGAGCACCTGGCGAACCGGCCGGCGCAGAGGCCGCGGCCGCCGAGCGGCGCCTGGCTGGCGAACCTCCGTGCGGTGGCCGAGTACTGGCAGGCGCATGAAAGGTACCCTACGACGGCCGACCACGATGGTGTCGCCCGAGGGCTTGGCCAGTGGCTTATGGTGCAAAGGGCTCGTCTCCGGGCCGGCACCCTTCCGGAGGATCGGCAACAGCTTATGTCTGTCCTGCCCGGCTGGGCCGATAACCAGCGGGCTCGACTCGCCGGTGAACGCTGGAAGGCCCGACTTGGGCAGCTGATCGCCTTCCGAGCCGCTGAGGGGCGGTGGCCCACCTTCCGCGCTGCCAAAGATGAGCAAGAGCGTGTGCTGGGGGTGTGGCTTCATGCTCAGCGGCAGGCCTACGGCACAGGGCGGCTGACGGCTGAGCAGCTTGGCCTTCTGGACGAAGTGGTCCCCGGCTGGAACGCGTGGCGGGTGAAGCACCTCGCCAAGCGCACTTCCGGAAGGTAG